One region of Miscanthus floridulus cultivar M001 chromosome 19, ASM1932011v1, whole genome shotgun sequence genomic DNA includes:
- the LOC136528942 gene encoding protein DWARF AND LOW-TILLERING-like translates to MLAGCSFSSSRHQMSTAQRFDILPCGFSKRATNRGDGPGAGAAPRVAAADARNGGAATCSFRAHPAPPVTQAVSWGAKPEPGGNGSGAVWKRSRAVKRAHEEDAGEEYGAPVVRAKRTRMGGDGDEVWFHRSIAGTVQTAGSGDGEEAEEEKVFLVPSAAAFPHGMSAAAGPSLAAAKKEEFSKSPSNTPASSGGTDGGSSEVRLEQLHAHNGAPAARVEAMELVVALTACADSLAACNHDAANYYLARLGEMASPAGPTPMHRMAAYFAEALALRVVRMWPHLFDVAPPRELTDGAVAEDDDATALRVLNAVTPIPRFLHFTLNERVLRSFDGHDRVHVIDFDIKQGLQWPGLLQSLATRAVPPAHVRITGVGESRQELQETGARLRCVAAALGLAFEFHAVVDRLEDVRLWMLHVKRGECVAVNCVLAAHRLLRDETGATIADFLGLARSTGAAILLLGEHEDALNSGRWEARFARALRYYAAAFDAVDAAGLADTSPARAKAEEMFAREIRNAVAFEAGDRFERHETFAGWRRRMQEGGFQSAGIGDREAMQGRMIARMFAPGNYSVQAQGDGEGLTLRWMDQAMYTVSAWTPVSDAGGGGSTVSASVSTTASHSQQS, encoded by the coding sequence ATGTTGGCTGGTTGCTCCTTCTCGTCGTCGAGGCATCAGATGAGCACCGCGCAGCGATTCGACATCCTCCCCTGCGGCTTCTCCAAGAGGGCGACCAACCGCGGCGACggccccggcgccggcgccgcgccgCGCGTCGCGGCGGCCGACGCCAGGAACGGCGGCGCCGCCACCTGCTCCTTCCGCGCCCACCCGGCGCCGCCGGTCACGCAGGCCGTGTCCTGGGGCGCCAAGCCGGAGCCCGGCGGCAATGGCTCCGGCGCTGTCTGGAAGAGGAGCAGGGCCGTTAAGCGGGCCCATGAGGAGGACGCGGGCGAGGAGTACGGCGCCCCCGTCGTTCGCGCCAAGCGGACGAGGATGGGCGGGGACGGAGATGAGGTATGGTTCCATCGATCCATTGCAGGGACAGTGCAAACGGCGGGGTCCGGGGACGGAGAGGAAGCCGAGGAAGAGAAGGTCTTCCTGGTGCCGAGCGCCGCGGCTTTCCCCCACGGCATGTCCGCCGCCGCGGGCCCGTCGCTGGCCGCGGCCAAGAAGGAGGAGTTCAGCAAGTCGCCGTCCAACACGCCGGCCTCGTCGGGCGGCACGGACGGCGGCTCGTCGGAGGTCCGGCTGGAGCAGCTCCACGCGCATAACGGCGCCCCGGCGGCGCGGGTGGAGGCCATGGAGCTGGTCGTCGCGCTCACCGCCTGCGCCGACTCCCTCGCCGCCTGCAACCACGACGCCGCCAACTACTACCTGGCGCGGCTAGGCGAGATGGCCTCCCCCGCGGGGCCCACGCCGATGCACCGCATGGCCGCCTACTTCGCCGAGGCGCTGGCGCTGCGCGTGGTGCGCATGTGGCCGCACTTGTTCGACGTTGCCCCGCCGCGCGAGCTCACTGACGGCGCCGTCGCCGAGGACGACGACGCCACGGCGCTGCGGGTGCTCAACGCCGTCACCCCGATCCCGCGTTTCCTGCACTTCACCCTCAACGAGCGGGTGCTCCGCTCGTTCGACGGCCACGACCGCGTCCACGTCATCGACTTCGACATCAAGCAGGGGCTCCAGTGGCCGGGCCTCCTCCAGAGCCTCGCCACGCGCGCGGTTCCCCCCGCGCACGTCCGGATCACCGGCGTCGGTGAGTCGAGGCAGGAGCTGCAGGAGACCGGCGCGCGGCTGCGGTGCGTGGCCGCCGCGCTCGGGCTCGCGTTCGAGTTCCACGCCGTGGTGGACCGCCTCGAGGACGTCCGCCTGTGGATGCTCCACGTCAAGCGCGGCGAGTGCGTCGCCGTGAACTGCGTCCTCGCCGCGCACCGCCTGCTCCGCGACGAGACGGGGGCCACGATCGCCGACTTCCTCGGGCTCGCGCGCAGCACGGGCGCCGCCATCCTCCTCCTGGGCGAGCACGAGGACGCCCTCAACTCCGGGCGCTGGGAGGCGCGGTTCGCGCGCGCGCTGCGGTACTACGCCGCGGCGTTCGACGCCGTGGACGCGGCGGGGCTGGCGGACACGAGCCCCGCGAGGGCCAAGGCGGAGGAGATGTTCGCGCGGGAGATCCGCAACGCGGTGGCGTTCGAGGCCGGGGACCGCTTCGAGCGGCACGAGACCTTCGCCGGGTGGCGGCGGCGCATGCAGGAAGGCGGGTTCCAGAGCGCCGGCATCGGCGACAGGGAGGCGATGCAGGGCCGCATGATCGCGAGGATGTTCGCGCCTGGCAACTACAGCGTGCAGGCGCAGGGCGACGGCGAGGGGCTCACGCTCCGGTGGATGGACCAGGCCATGTACACCGTGTCCGCGTGGACGCCGGTCAGTGATGCAGGTGGCGGAGGCAGCACGGTGTCTGCGTCCGTGTCCACCACAGCATCCCATTCTCAGCAAAGCTGA